A part of Criblamydia sequanensis CRIB-18 genomic DNA contains:
- a CDS encoding cysteine desulfurase: MEKAVELDLKLKHAREDFPMLSKTMHGKPLVYLDTAATAQKPNTVIDAIDDFYRDHYGTVHRAVYELSTLSTVNYQKTREKVRDFIHAKEAHEIIFTRGTTESINLVAYSFGKAFIKPGDEILISEIEHHSNIVPWQIMAEDRGAILRVAPVNDLGELDLDAFKKMLNEKTKLVSIAHISNALGTIHPVKEIINLAHKAGAKVLIDGAQASGHMTIDVQDLDADFYVFSGHKLYGPTGIGILYGKEALLEAMPPYQGGGDMIQSVTFKKTTYNVLPLKFEAGTPMIAEVIGLGASIDYVSKIGLDVISEHEKKLLEMATKELIAIPHLKIIGQARDKAGIISFVHDKAHSLDIGTLLDLKGVAIRTGHHCAQPAMKRFNVESTARASFGLYNTPEEVLYFINSLKDTLRLLS, translated from the coding sequence ATGGAAAAAGCGGTAGAGCTTGATCTTAAGCTTAAGCATGCAAGAGAAGATTTTCCTATGCTATCAAAAACGATGCATGGAAAGCCGCTTGTTTACTTGGATACGGCTGCAACCGCTCAAAAGCCGAATACGGTCATTGACGCTATCGACGATTTCTATAGAGACCACTATGGGACTGTTCATAGGGCGGTGTATGAGCTTTCTACCTTATCGACCGTAAATTACCAAAAGACAAGAGAGAAAGTTCGGGATTTTATTCATGCAAAAGAAGCGCATGAGATTATTTTTACAAGAGGAACGACAGAATCAATTAATTTAGTCGCCTACTCTTTTGGCAAAGCATTTATTAAACCCGGCGATGAAATTCTAATCTCCGAGATTGAACACCACTCAAATATCGTTCCCTGGCAGATTATGGCAGAAGATAGGGGAGCGATTCTTCGTGTGGCCCCTGTAAATGATTTAGGGGAACTTGATCTTGACGCTTTTAAGAAAATGCTAAATGAAAAGACTAAACTTGTATCTATTGCCCATATCTCAAATGCCCTAGGAACTATCCATCCCGTTAAAGAAATCATTAATTTAGCTCATAAAGCCGGAGCTAAAGTTTTAATTGATGGAGCGCAAGCTAGCGGACACATGACAATTGATGTTCAAGATCTTGATGCGGACTTTTATGTTTTTTCAGGACATAAGCTTTATGGGCCGACAGGGATTGGGATTCTTTATGGAAAAGAAGCGCTTTTAGAGGCTATGCCTCCTTATCAAGGCGGGGGTGACATGATTCAATCGGTGACCTTCAAAAAGACAACCTACAATGTGCTTCCCCTAAAATTTGAAGCCGGGACGCCAATGATCGCAGAGGTCATAGGGCTTGGCGCGAGTATAGATTACGTCTCAAAAATTGGGCTTGATGTCATTTCAGAGCATGAAAAAAAGCTTTTGGAAATGGCTACAAAGGAATTGATTGCCATCCCGCATTTGAAAATAATAGGACAAGCGCGAGACAAAGCCGGCATTATTAGTTTTGTTCACGATAAAGCCCATTCATTAGATATTGGAACTCTCCTTGATTTAAAAGGGGTGGCCATAAGAACCGGGCATCACTGCGCGCAACCTGCCATGAAACGCTTTAATGTTGAGTCTACGGCAAGAGCCTCTTTTGGCCTTTACAATACTCCTGAAGAAGTCCTCTATTTTATTAATAGCTTAAAAGACACTCTTCGTCTTCTTTCTTAA
- a CDS encoding L-threonylcarbamoyladenylate synthase yields MRIPVSLAIELLNNEKVVGLPTETVYGLAAKASSDEAIKKIFEFKKRPLDNPLILHVSSIDEVKRYLIKDENTFYDLAKAFWPGPLTLVMPVIDKLISPLVRANLPTAAFRMPCHPIPVEIIRSLGPIVMPSANLSGKPSATSYEDVEEDFGEDFPVVDGGRTLKGIESTILVLKEGVWELGRRGSLSLESIEKVLGYSPKPASDKKLVCPGQKYRHYAPKASLILSEKRPDSKIEAVLGFKDKTYPDDLNPLYLSDLNSPAEASKNLYHLLRLLDRRGYQSVWVDMDMPKGGLWDTLRERIQKASS; encoded by the coding sequence TTGCGTATCCCTGTTAGCCTTGCCATAGAGTTATTAAATAATGAAAAAGTTGTCGGGCTGCCAACCGAAACCGTTTATGGGCTTGCTGCAAAAGCCTCATCAGATGAAGCTATCAAAAAAATATTCGAATTTAAAAAAAGACCTCTCGATAACCCTCTAATCCTTCATGTCAGTTCAATTGATGAAGTTAAAAGGTATCTAATAAAAGATGAAAACACTTTTTATGACCTTGCCAAAGCGTTTTGGCCAGGGCCTTTAACTCTTGTAATGCCGGTTATTGACAAGCTGATTTCACCTTTGGTTCGAGCCAATTTGCCGACGGCTGCCTTTAGAATGCCATGTCACCCTATCCCAGTTGAGATTATCAGGAGTTTGGGGCCGATTGTAATGCCATCCGCTAATTTATCGGGAAAGCCATCCGCAACCTCCTATGAAGATGTTGAAGAAGACTTTGGCGAAGATTTTCCCGTGGTTGATGGCGGACGCACTCTAAAAGGGATAGAGTCGACCATCCTTGTTTTAAAAGAAGGGGTTTGGGAACTTGGAAGAAGAGGGTCGCTTTCTTTAGAGTCCATAGAAAAAGTCCTCGGGTATAGCCCAAAACCAGCTTCTGACAAGAAACTTGTTTGCCCGGGCCAAAAATACAGACACTACGCTCCAAAAGCCTCTCTCATTCTATCTGAAAAAAGACCTGATTCAAAAATTGAAGCGGTTTTAGGGTTTAAAGACAAAACCTATCCTGATGATTTAAACCCTCTTTACCTTTCAGACTTAAACTCGCCCGCTGAGGCTTCTAAAAACTTATATCATCTCTTAAGACTTCTTGATAGAAGAGGCTATCAATCAGTTTGGGTCGACATGGATATGCCAAAAGGCGGGCTTTGGGATACTCTTCGGGAACGAATTCAGAAAGCCTCTTCCTAA
- a CDS encoding leucine-rich repeat domain-containing protein, translating into MSVSNGYSIKDSENSFSLSPFHKLPDEITQKILIEANWLRSVEVCKLWRSCLIDSRLVSQSIGKNAILQNFCRRMIGKQEEVSTKQERLNLALAKITDFGFNPNLSLHFVSRISSSLEGMEALKCFFTHLAKREDLEEASELMNSSTFKRSKALDQHLLMRRWFRKHQSKLALIEKLELIGIGLTEIPQEIQFFTGIKVLDLKNNQITFLSPDLFVALPKLEKINLRGNLLETIPVDWGDKLSCLKYLFISHNKLRGLPPNFGKYWPNLVSLCLSHNLLKEVPKSFNCRFQKLEILMLSHNQIETLSETCCSSMTCLKTLDLHSNQLKALPNKIGINSPLTAFSCDLEVNKIPQKLKKIMKKVVC; encoded by the coding sequence ATGTCTGTTTCAAACGGGTATTCAATCAAAGATTCAGAAAATTCATTTTCCCTATCCCCTTTTCATAAACTTCCGGATGAAATTACGCAAAAGATTCTTATAGAAGCCAATTGGTTAAGAAGTGTTGAAGTATGCAAGCTTTGGAGATCTTGCCTGATTGACAGTAGATTAGTCTCTCAATCGATTGGAAAAAATGCCATTTTGCAAAATTTTTGTAGAAGGATGATTGGAAAGCAAGAAGAGGTTTCAACCAAGCAAGAACGTCTGAATTTAGCCTTGGCAAAGATCACTGACTTCGGTTTCAACCCTAATTTAAGTCTTCACTTCGTTTCAAGAATCAGCTCCAGTTTGGAAGGAATGGAGGCTCTTAAATGCTTTTTTACTCATTTAGCAAAAAGGGAAGATCTAGAAGAGGCCTCTGAATTAATGAATTCGTCCACTTTTAAAAGATCAAAAGCTTTGGATCAACATCTTCTTATGAGAAGATGGTTTCGCAAGCATCAATCAAAACTCGCTCTTATTGAAAAATTAGAACTAATCGGAATCGGACTTACTGAAATACCCCAAGAAATACAATTTTTTACAGGGATAAAGGTTTTAGATCTAAAAAATAATCAGATAACTTTTCTGAGCCCGGATCTATTTGTTGCTTTACCAAAACTTGAAAAAATCAATTTAAGAGGGAATCTGTTGGAAACGATACCCGTTGACTGGGGTGACAAGTTATCTTGCTTAAAGTATTTGTTTATCTCCCATAATAAACTGAGGGGACTGCCGCCAAATTTTGGAAAGTATTGGCCCAATTTAGTTTCTCTTTGTCTTTCACATAACCTTTTAAAAGAAGTGCCCAAAAGCTTTAATTGCCGTTTTCAAAAACTTGAAATCCTCATGCTTTCTCATAATCAGATTGAAACCCTTTCTGAAACGTGCTGTTCTTCGATGACTTGTTTAAAAACGCTTGATTTGCACTCGAATCAATTAAAGGCATTGCCAAATAAAATAGGCATAAACTCCCCTTTAACTGCTTTCAGCTGCGATCTTGAGGTTAATAAAATACCGCAAAAGCTTAAAAAAATAATGAAAAAAGTGGTCTGTTAG
- a CDS encoding carotenoid oxygenase family protein has protein sequence MSNFFINGNEVFVELETEVSNVPLELKGTLPEWLQGSLIRNGPIDVAVNGKPLNHWFDGLAMLHAFNIENKRIGYSNRFLRTAAYNQVFEKGSIDYLGFASDPCHSLFQKFKTFFSETPVLHNANINVAKIADSYIALTEIPLPVKFDVKTLETLGVFNYEDHLPKDKCWESAHPHFNPVSKEVINYLIEYGLKSYYTVYQIDPLSSERQILSKTLVKSPSYMHSFSITENYIVLAEYPFLVKPLEFLISSVPFIRNFEWKEKLGTNFLVISRKTGAIKGEYKGDSFFAFHHANARETELGLSLDIVTYKDASIIDELSDYGNFKPITNLPKLERFHISFNSPHIEKETLLDFAVEFPRINEAWDGKDNQFLYLIDPKDWEEEGAAIYKFDLKSKKLSEWKEKGCFPGEALFVANPKGEKEDEGVVLSVIFDKRDHSSFLLVLEAETFKEIARAETPHFIPTGLHGQFF, from the coding sequence GTGAGCAATTTTTTTATAAATGGAAATGAAGTTTTTGTTGAACTTGAAACGGAAGTTTCTAATGTTCCTCTAGAGCTTAAAGGAACATTACCTGAGTGGCTTCAAGGATCTTTAATCCGAAATGGACCGATTGATGTGGCGGTTAATGGCAAACCGTTAAATCACTGGTTCGATGGGCTTGCGATGCTCCATGCTTTCAATATAGAAAATAAGAGAATCGGTTACAGTAATCGTTTTTTAAGAACCGCTGCTTATAACCAAGTCTTTGAGAAAGGCTCTATTGATTATTTAGGTTTTGCAAGCGACCCATGCCATTCTCTTTTCCAAAAGTTTAAGACCTTCTTTTCTGAAACTCCTGTGTTGCATAATGCTAATATTAACGTTGCCAAAATAGCGGATTCTTACATCGCTCTAACAGAGATTCCTTTGCCTGTGAAATTTGATGTAAAAACGTTAGAGACTCTTGGTGTCTTTAATTATGAAGATCATTTGCCTAAAGATAAGTGTTGGGAATCGGCGCATCCCCACTTCAATCCGGTTTCTAAAGAAGTCATCAATTACTTAATTGAATATGGCCTCAAAAGTTATTACACTGTTTATCAAATCGACCCCTTATCCTCTGAACGACAAATCCTCTCAAAAACGCTTGTTAAAAGCCCGTCTTACATGCATAGCTTTTCAATTACTGAGAATTATATTGTGCTTGCGGAATACCCGTTTTTAGTAAAACCGCTAGAGTTTCTGATAAGTAGCGTTCCTTTTATCAGAAATTTTGAATGGAAAGAAAAGTTAGGGACTAACTTTTTAGTGATTTCAAGGAAAACCGGGGCAATTAAAGGGGAGTATAAGGGCGATTCGTTTTTCGCATTTCATCATGCTAATGCAAGAGAGACAGAACTTGGGCTCTCCTTAGACATTGTCACCTATAAAGACGCCTCCATTATCGATGAGTTAAGCGACTATGGCAACTTTAAGCCAATAACAAATTTACCAAAGCTTGAAAGATTCCATATCTCTTTCAATAGCCCTCACATCGAAAAAGAAACCCTTTTAGACTTTGCCGTTGAGTTTCCTCGAATTAATGAGGCGTGGGATGGAAAAGATAATCAATTCCTCTATCTTATCGACCCAAAAGATTGGGAAGAAGAGGGCGCTGCTATTTATAAATTCGATTTAAAATCTAAAAAATTATCTGAATGGAAAGAAAAGGGATGCTTTCCGGGAGAAGCCCTATTTGTTGCCAATCCTAAGGGTGAAAAAGAGGACGAGGGCGTCGTTTTATCAGTTATTTTTGATAAACGGGATCATTCCTCATTTCTTTTAGTATTGGAAGCTGAGACCTTTAAAGAAATAGCCCGGGCAGAAACCCCTCATTTTATCCCCACTGGGCTTCACGGGCAATTTTTTTAA
- a CDS encoding RHS repeat domain-containing protein: MVRRLTYDRAGNIIQKETQIEHNTHHENFSYDELYQLTEEKGSFTNNYKYDAFNNRLQKNDELYEINELNQIESKGDHTSYKYDLDGNLIQIEHNTHHENFSYDELYQLTEEKGSFTNNYKYDAFNNRLQKNDELYEINELNQIESKGDNSSYKYDLDGNLTYQAKGNDTCTYTYDALGRLTSYKCNGIEASYSYDPFNRKLSKTVKDSNGNIDYEKYLYCFDN; encoded by the coding sequence TTGGTCAGAAGACTAACTTACGACAGGGCTGGTAATATAATCCAAAAAGAAACTCAGATCGAACACAATACTCATCACGAAAATTTCTCTTATGATGAGCTTTATCAATTAACTGAGGAAAAAGGGTCTTTCACAAATAACTATAAATATGATGCCTTTAATAATCGTCTTCAAAAAAATGACGAGCTTTATGAGATTAACGAGTTAAATCAAATAGAGTCTAAAGGGGATCATACTTCTTATAAGTACGATCTTGATGGGAACTTAATCCAGATCGAACACAATACTCATCACGAAAATTTCTCTTATGATGAGCTTTATCAATTAACTGAGGAAAAAGGGTCTTTCACAAATAACTATAAATATGATGCCTTTAATAATCGTCTTCAAAAAAATGATGAGCTTTATGAGATTAATGAATTAAATCAAATAGAATCTAAGGGAGATAACTCATCTTATAAGTACGATCTTGATGGTAACTTGACCTATCAAGCGAAAGGCAATGACACTTGCACATATACCTATGATGCTCTTGGCAGGTTAACTTCTTATAAATGTAACGGAATTGAAGCCTCTTATAGTTACGATCCTTTTAATCGAAAGCTTTCCAAAACAGTTAAAGATTCCAATGGAAACATCGATTATGAAAAATATTTATACTGTTTTGATAATTAA
- a CDS encoding RHS repeat domain-containing protein gives MNQALATINDHKGCISYLVDMETGELASNIQYNAYGNQKNVSSNIKCLPWGYSNKRLDHESGLIFFGRRYYDSEEGRWITKDPLRDNDGPNLYAYVKNQPRTNFNAYGCFGEYYFEHLDFLTDISQDYPSNSIMKMDCFTKAMNEAGPNNLVFLDYESILFE, from the coding sequence TTGAATCAGGCTCTTGCTACTATTAATGACCATAAAGGATGCATTAGCTACCTTGTTGACATGGAAACAGGAGAACTTGCAAGTAACATTCAATACAATGCCTACGGAAATCAAAAAAACGTCTCATCCAATATCAAATGCCTTCCTTGGGGTTACTCAAACAAGCGCTTAGATCATGAATCTGGGCTTATATTCTTCGGTAGACGATACTATGACTCTGAAGAAGGACGCTGGATAACCAAAGATCCCCTTAGAGACAATGACGGACCCAACCTCTATGCCTATGTCAAAAACCAGCCTCGAACCAACTTTAATGCCTACGGTTGTTTCGGCGAATACTATTTTGAGCACCTAGACTTCTTAACCGATATTTCTCAAGATTACCCCTCTAACTCAATTATGAAGATGGATTGCTTTACCAAAGCAATGAATGAAGCAGGCCCTAATAATTTAGTTTTTCTTGATTATGAATCTATTCTTTTCGAGTAA
- a CDS encoding EscT/YscT/HrcT family type III secretion system export apparatus protein produces MTDSYVEIFLNSALAKNPIAALSLFFLFLARLLPIIALSPFLGARVLPHPVKMALAITLFAIFLPKLVEVTETPFNFDFTLLIYLVKELFIGLIIGNIISLPFIIVQSAGIIIDHQRGGASLMVNDPTIQNQSSPLGTLFNMVLIYVFFLIDGPFLFFDAILNSYELVPPDKFISNYFFSKNSVSAEMMIKLFNQVMIMSVQFATPALIAILMTDSFLGIANRLAPQVQITFLGMPLKSLLGLTVVCLGWNLMVSYMGTTSNYWIVQVNEMIKLFRSVGVSGNPT; encoded by the coding sequence GTGACCGATAGTTATGTTGAAATTTTTTTAAATAGCGCTCTTGCCAAAAACCCTATTGCGGCTCTTTCGCTTTTTTTTCTTTTCCTAGCCAGGCTTTTGCCGATTATCGCGCTATCGCCTTTCCTAGGGGCAAGGGTTCTTCCCCACCCTGTTAAAATGGCTCTTGCGATCACCCTTTTTGCTATTTTCTTACCTAAACTTGTGGAAGTGACAGAAACTCCTTTTAACTTTGACTTTACGCTTCTTATCTATCTTGTGAAAGAGCTATTTATCGGTCTAATTATTGGAAATATCATAAGCCTTCCCTTTATCATTGTTCAAAGCGCCGGAATTATTATCGACCACCAAAGAGGGGGCGCCTCCCTTATGGTGAATGACCCAACCATTCAAAACCAATCGTCCCCTCTTGGAACTCTTTTTAATATGGTTTTGATTTATGTTTTTTTTCTTATCGATGGGCCCTTTCTCTTTTTCGATGCGATTTTGAACTCCTACGAACTTGTCCCGCCCGACAAATTTATCAGTAACTATTTTTTCTCAAAAAATTCTGTTTCTGCTGAAATGATGATCAAGCTTTTCAATCAAGTGATGATCATGTCCGTTCAATTTGCAACTCCAGCTTTAATTGCGATCTTAATGACAGACTCTTTCCTTGGAATAGCCAACAGATTAGCGCCTCAAGTACAGATTACCTTTCTTGGCATGCCTTTAAAATCCCTTCTTGGCTTGACTGTGGTTTGCTTAGGCTGGAATTTAATGGTAAGCTATATGGGCACAACTTCTAACTACTGGATTGTGCAAGTCAATGAAATGATTAAGCTTTTTAGATCGGTCGGTGTCTCAGGAAACCCCACCTAA
- the sctS gene encoding type III secretion system export apparatus subunit SctS, with protein MFRTQVVQLAYQGLLLILILSAPPILISMFFGILVAIFQAATQIQEQTLSFTIKLVAVTLTLMFMGAWLGAQIMTFSINIFTHFPQWSLNSR; from the coding sequence ATGTTTCGGACACAAGTCGTTCAGCTGGCCTATCAGGGGCTTTTGCTCATATTAATTCTTTCGGCGCCCCCTATTTTGATCAGTATGTTTTTTGGTATTCTGGTTGCGATTTTCCAAGCTGCCACACAAATTCAAGAGCAAACGCTTTCTTTTACAATTAAGCTTGTGGCGGTGACTTTAACCCTAATGTTTATGGGTGCTTGGCTTGGAGCTCAAATTATGACTTTCTCAATCAATATTTTTACCCACTTTCCGCAGTGGAGCTTAAATTCACGCTAG
- the sctR gene encoding type III secretion system export apparatus subunit SctR, with protein MTISRWWNKTLIFRFLFIFCFFGCISAPLYAQPPEKTVQERKAEIEAARQQRLEERQEQAGDVFAPYQHPSLITQAVALSIFALLPFIIMILTSFMKIVIVLSLLRSALGVQQAPPNQIINGVAFMLSLFVMYPTVLEMYDISQKAIAKYDTPASFTAEGSSAYIVAIANDTKEPLREFLKRNSTVKHQALFYRMAYRVLPEDHRANLKPDDFMIVVPSFITSQLKDAFEIGVLIYIPFFVIDLVTSNILLAMGMMMLSPVTISMPLKLFLLVMLDGWTLLVEGLVNTFR; from the coding sequence ATGACAATTTCGAGATGGTGGAATAAGACTTTAATTTTCAGGTTTCTTTTCATTTTTTGCTTTTTTGGATGCATTAGCGCACCCCTATACGCACAGCCTCCTGAAAAAACAGTTCAAGAAAGAAAAGCTGAAATAGAAGCTGCAAGACAGCAAAGATTAGAAGAAAGACAAGAGCAAGCAGGGGATGTCTTTGCGCCTTACCAACACCCATCCCTAATCACACAAGCGGTCGCTCTTAGCATTTTTGCCCTCCTTCCTTTCATCATCATGATTTTGACCTCTTTTATGAAAATCGTGATCGTGCTCTCTTTGCTAAGGAGCGCCCTAGGTGTCCAGCAAGCGCCGCCAAACCAGATCATAAACGGCGTTGCTTTCATGCTAAGCCTTTTTGTCATGTACCCGACTGTCCTTGAAATGTATGACATTTCACAAAAAGCGATTGCCAAATATGACACCCCGGCTTCTTTTACAGCTGAAGGATCTTCTGCTTATATTGTTGCTATCGCAAATGATACTAAAGAGCCTTTAAGAGAATTTCTTAAAAGAAACTCAACTGTCAAGCACCAAGCCCTTTTTTATCGAATGGCTTATAGAGTGCTTCCTGAAGATCATCGAGCCAATTTAAAGCCGGATGATTTTATGATTGTTGTGCCCTCTTTTATCACAAGCCAGTTAAAAGACGCTTTTGAAATCGGGGTCTTAATTTACATCCCCTTCTTTGTCATCGATCTTGTGACGTCAAATATTTTGCTTGCTATGGGTATGATGATGCTTTCGCCGGTTACAATTTCAATGCCGTTGAAGTTATTTTTGCTCGTTATGTTGGATGGTTGGACGCTTCTTGTTGAGGGGCTTGTCAATACGTTTAGGTAA
- a CDS encoding HrpE/YscL family type III secretion apparatus protein, which yields MSGKFFSFIKGGRLHIAPGKKIVPKDDFSKMLESKEVLENVQKDAAIYRQSVAEECEKLKEIAQKEGYEMGFEKWAEHLVAFQKNIESLRDEYTKVLAPIALKAAQKIVGRAFDLSHDAVYDIVANALKPVLQHKRITIWVNKNDREILEKNRNRLKDLFENVELLSIREREDISQGGCIIETEGGIINAELENQWAILEKALSSLFKNDKALVKENLEAKQTESKKEG from the coding sequence ATGAGCGGTAAATTTTTCTCATTTATAAAAGGCGGACGCCTCCATATAGCGCCGGGCAAAAAAATTGTTCCGAAAGATGATTTTTCAAAAATGCTGGAATCCAAAGAAGTCTTGGAAAATGTTCAAAAAGATGCAGCCATTTATCGTCAATCTGTTGCAGAAGAGTGCGAAAAGCTTAAAGAGATTGCCCAAAAAGAAGGTTATGAGATGGGCTTTGAAAAGTGGGCGGAACATCTCGTTGCTTTTCAAAAAAATATTGAATCTTTAAGAGATGAATACACAAAAGTTTTAGCCCCTATTGCCTTAAAAGCAGCTCAAAAAATTGTAGGCAGGGCTTTTGATCTCTCACACGATGCTGTTTATGATATTGTAGCTAATGCCCTAAAGCCCGTCTTGCAGCATAAGCGGATTACGATCTGGGTCAATAAAAATGACCGGGAGATTTTAGAAAAAAATAGAAATCGTTTAAAAGATCTTTTTGAAAATGTCGAACTTCTCTCTATTAGGGAAAGAGAAGATATTTCACAAGGTGGCTGCATTATTGAAACAGAAGGGGGTATTATCAATGCCGAACTCGAAAATCAATGGGCTATTTTAGAAAAGGCCCTTAGCAGCTTATTTAAAAACGATAAAGCACTTGTAAAAGAAAACTTGGAAGCGAAACAAACTGAAAGTAAGAAAGAGGGTTAA
- the sctJ gene encoding type III secretion system inner membrane ring lipoprotein SctJ has translation MLEQTKPYLYYFKKTALFIGILFLLPLFTGCEGRRTIVNGLDEREANEIIVYLATKGIDAQKVQAAEAGGGGAALVLWDISVKEPEAIQAMSSLNQAGLPRRRGQSLLGIFQNVGLVPTEMTEKIRYQAGLAEQIASTIRKIDGILDAEVQISFPEEDPLNPGSKKGEITSSVYVKHSGVLDDPNAHLANRIKRLVTSSITGLKFENVTLIPDRARYSEIPGGFSGVGEDEKQYVQVWGLVIAKESLNLFRIIFFTFSALTLIGLLFLIWLLWKIYPILQSHGGLKELLHLKPIKGGKKEGESEPRDDKEKAIKSAPAAKAGAPAQSEEAADSEADFEGEITFESDEDEEK, from the coding sequence ATGCTAGAGCAAACGAAACCTTATTTGTATTACTTTAAAAAGACAGCTCTTTTTATCGGCATTCTATTTCTACTTCCTCTTTTCACAGGTTGCGAGGGCCGTCGAACGATTGTAAATGGTCTCGATGAAAGAGAAGCCAACGAAATAATAGTTTACCTTGCCACTAAGGGCATTGACGCTCAAAAAGTACAAGCGGCGGAAGCCGGCGGGGGCGGCGCGGCATTGGTTCTTTGGGATATTAGCGTTAAGGAGCCTGAAGCAATTCAAGCCATGTCCTCTTTAAATCAAGCCGGTCTTCCGAGAAGACGCGGCCAGAGCCTTCTTGGCATTTTCCAAAACGTTGGACTTGTGCCGACTGAAATGACAGAAAAAATTCGCTATCAAGCAGGGCTTGCCGAACAAATTGCAAGCACGATTAGAAAAATCGATGGTATTTTAGATGCCGAAGTACAAATTTCCTTTCCCGAAGAAGACCCTTTAAACCCCGGGTCGAAAAAAGGGGAGATTACCTCTTCTGTTTATGTTAAGCATTCAGGGGTTTTAGACGATCCAAACGCCCACTTAGCTAACCGAATCAAGCGTCTTGTGACCTCAAGTATCACAGGTTTAAAATTTGAAAATGTAACTCTAATTCCTGATCGTGCCCGCTATAGTGAAATACCCGGCGGCTTTTCAGGAGTCGGAGAAGACGAAAAACAGTATGTTCAAGTTTGGGGCCTGGTTATTGCAAAAGAATCGCTTAACCTCTTTAGAATTATATTTTTTACTTTTAGCGCGCTTACCCTTATCGGACTTCTCTTTTTAATCTGGCTGCTTTGGAAGATCTATCCCATTCTTCAATCCCATGGAGGCTTAAAAGAACTCCTGCACCTAAAGCCCATTAAAGGGGGCAAAAAAGAGGGTGAAAGCGAGCCTAGAGACGATAAAGAGAAAGCTATAAAATCAGCCCCTGCTGCCAAGGCAGGAGCGCCCGCTCAATCAGAGGAAGCTGCCGATTCAGAAGCTGATTTTGAGGGAGAAATAACTTTTGAATCCGATGAGGACGAGGAAAAGTAA